A single window of Malus sylvestris chromosome 5, drMalSylv7.2, whole genome shotgun sequence DNA harbors:
- the LOC126621350 gene encoding brefeldin A-inhibited guanine nucleotide-exchange protein 1-like isoform X1 — translation MSASQTLGGPSRAGRLLGPSLDKIIKNAAWRKHSHLVSACKSALDKLDSVTDSSIIDPKSPISGISLSDAEFALGPVLLALDSAYPKVVDPAIDCVYKLFSLGIIHGEIDTSDPKLLLFKLVESVCKCAAISEEPIELGVLRVLLAAVRSPRVLIRGDCLVNIVRTCYNVYLGGVNGTNQICAKSVLAQIMVIVFTRVEEDSVNVSISRVSVNELLEFTDKNLNEGSSIFFCQNFVNEIMDASYGGPDGIKTVAFPVPKLQNGNADGESNSDGVESGDGFSKIRDDGYLLFKNLCKLSMKYSSQEHSDDQILLRGKVLSLELLKVVMDNGGPIWRNNERFLNAIKQFLCLSLLKNSALSVMAIFQLQCSIFTSLLSKFRSGLKAEIGIFFPMLVLRVLENVLQPSFLQKMTVLNLLEKISQDSQIIVDIFVNFDCDVDAPNIFERIVNGLLKTALGPPTGSTTTLSPVQDITFRHESVKCLVSIINSMGSWMDRQLSLGDSYLPKTNESDTSAEKTENLTPNGEEGAAFDNEVHPEGNPEVSDAATLEQRRAYKLELQKGVALFNRKPNKGIEFLISTKKVGSSPEDVASFLRNNTAGLNETMIGDYLGEREEFPLKVMHAYVDSFNFKGMDFGEAIRFFLRGFRLPGEAQKIDRIMEKFAERYCKCSPNSFTSADTAYVLAYSVILLNTDAHNNTVKDKMTKADFIRNNRGIDDGKDLPEEYLGVLYDQIVKNEIKMSADSSVPQSKEENSFNKLLGLDGILNLVTGKQTEEKALGANGLLIKRIQEQFKAKSGKSESVYHAVTDVAILRFMVEVCWGPMLAAFSVTLDQSDDRLATSQCLQGFRHAVHVTALMGMQTQRDAFVTSVAKFTYLHNAADMRQKNVDAVKAIISIAIEDGNYLQEAWEHILTCLSRIEHLQLLGEGAPTDASFLTGSNVESEEKTPKSTGLSSLKKKGTIQNPAVMAVVRGGSYDSTSVGVNTSGLVTPEQINNFISNLNLLDQIGNFELNHVFAHSQRLNSEAIVAFVKALSKVSMAELQSPTDPRVFSLTKIVEIAHYNMNRIRLVWSRIWNVLSDFFVSVGLSENLSVAIFVMDSLRQLAMKFLEREELANYNFQNEFLRPFVIVMQKSNSTEIKELIVRCISQMVLSRVNHVKSGWKSVFLVFTAAAADERKNIVLLAFETVEKIVREYFPYITETETLTFTDCVRCLLTFTNSRFNSDVSLNAIAFLRFCAVKLAEGGLVYNKRSELDVSSLPTANEDASNGVTFNEKDEHASFWVPLLTGLSKLTSDPRSAIRKGSLEVLFNILKDHGHLFSHSFWTAIFNSVVYPIFSCVSNKRDTYMKNDQSLPVSVSPRPEGSTWDSETSAVAADCLMDLFLSFFDTVRPQLPGVVSILTGLILSPVQGTASTGVAGLVRLAGEVGEKLSEDEWREIFLALKEAATSAVPGFMKVLRTMDDINVPGLSRSYSDIDLSSDHGFTNDDLEDDNLQTASYLVSRTKSHIAMQLLIIQVATDLYKLHLGSFSVGNISILLEIFSLIASHAHQLNSETILHKKLQKVCSVLELTAPPLVHFENDSYKNYLSFLQNTLVDSPSLSEEMNIEAQLVGACENIFQIYLNCTELRSAEQRPADEPVLHWILPLGTAKKEELATRSDLAVSALQVLNSLEKVSFRRHISRLFPLLVDLVRSEHASGEVQLVLSNIFQSCIGPIVMQQ, via the exons ATGTCCGCCTCCCAAACCCTAGGCGGCCCTTCCCGCGCCGGCCGCCTCCTCGGCCCCTCCCTCGACAAAATCATCAAGAACGCCGCCTGGCGCAAGCACTCCCATTTGGTCTCCGCCTGCAAATCCGCCCTCGACAAGCTCGATTCCGTCACCGACTCCTCCATCATCGATCCAAAGTCACCCATTTCTGGAATCTCTCTTTCCGACGCCGAGTTCGCCCTCGGCCCCGTCCTCCTCGCCTTAGATTCAGCTTACCCCAAGGTCGTCGACCCTGCCATCGACTGCGTCTACAAGCTCTTCTCCCTCGGCATCATCCACGGAGAGATTGACACTTCGGATcccaagcttttgcttttcaAGCTCGTCGAGTCGGTGTGTAAGTGCGCGGCGATCAGCGAGGAGCCGATCGAGCTCGGCGTGCTTCGGGTCTTGCTTGCCGCCGTGAGATCCCCGCGGGTTTTGATCCGGGGCGATTGTTTGGTGAATATTGTGAGGACCTGTTACAATGTGTACCTTGGTGGAGTGAATGGGACCAATCAAATCTGCGCCAAGTCCGTTTTGGCTCAGATAATGGTGATTGTTTTCACCAGAGTGGAGGAGGATTCGGTGAATGTCAgcatttctagggtttcagtGAACGAATTGTTGGAATTCACTGATAAGAATTTGAACGAAGGGAGCTCTATTTTTTTCTGCCAGAATTTTGTCAATGAGATTATGGATGCGAGCTATGGCGGTCCAGATGGTATAAAAACGGTTGCCTTCCCGGTTCCCAAATTACAAAACGGCAATGCCGATGGGGAGTCGAATAGTGATGGAGTTGAATCCGGTGACGGTTTTAGTAAGATTAGGGATGATGGGTATCTTTTGTTTAAGAATCTGTGTAAGTTGTCCATGAAATACTCATCACAGGAGCACTCTGATGATCAAATTCTCTTGAGGGGTAAAGTATTGTCCTTGGAGCTTTTGAAGGTGGTCATGGACAATGGGGGTCCAATCTGGCGCAACAATGAGAG GTTTCTCAATGCGATCAAGCAGTTCCTCTGCTTATCACTGTTAAAAAACAGTGCATTGTCGGTCATGGCCATTTTCCAGCTTCAGTGCTCTATTTTTACCAGCTTGTTGTCGAAATTCAGATCAGGGTTGAAAGCAGAAATTGGTATATTTTTTCCCATGCTTGTCCTACGCGTGCTTGAGAATGTCCTCCAGCCTAGTTTCTTGCAAAAAATGACGGTCCTCAATTTATTGGAGAAGATCTCTCAGGATTCGCAGATAATCGTTGACATTTTTGTCAACTTTGACTGTGATGTGGATGCCCCAAACATCTTTGAAAG GATTGTCAATGGCCTTCTGAAAACTGCTCTAGGACCTCCCACCGGTTCAACAACAACATTGTCTCCAGTCCAAGACATCACGTTCCGGCATGAGTCAGTAAAGTGCTTGGTTAGCATCATCAATTCAATGGGATCTTGGATGGACCGACAGCTGAGTCTGGGAGACTCCTATCTACCAAAGACCAATGAGAGCGACACTTCAGCTGAGAAAACAGAAAATTTGACCCCAAATGGTGAAGAAGGAGCTGCTTTTGATAACGAAGTACATCCAGAAGGAAATCCTGAAGTTTCAGATGCTGCAACTCTTGAGCAACGTCGAGCTTATAAGCTTGAACTCCAG AAAGGTGTCGCTCTGTTTAATAGGAAGCCTAACAAGGGCATTGAGTTTCTGATAAGCACCAAAAAAGTTGGTAGTTCCCCAGAAGATGTGGCTTCTTTCCTGAGGAACAACACTGCTGGCCTAAATGAAACCATGATTGGTGATTATTTAGGTGAAAGGGAAGAATTTCCGCTAAAAGTTATGCATGCTTATGTGGATTCCTTTAATTTCAAAGGGATGGATTTCGGTGAAGCAATAAGGTTTTTCCTGAGGGGCTTCAGGTTACCTGGAGAAGCACAGAAAATTGACCGCATCATGGAGAAGTTTGCTGAGCGTTATTGTAAATGCAGTCCAAATTCTTTTACAAGTGCGGATACTGCATATGTGCTTGCATACTCTGTGATACTACTCAATACAGATGCCCATAATAACACGGTGAAAGATAAG ATGACCAAGGCTGACTTTATCCGGAACAACCGAGGAATAGATGATGGAAAGGATCTACCTGAGGAGTATCTTGGTGTCCTATATGATCAAATTGTCAAAAATGAAATTAAGATGAGCGCTGATTCTTCTGTACCACAGAGCAAGGAGGAAAACAGCTTTAATAAATTATTGGGCTTGGATGGTATCCTGAATCTGGTAACTGGGAAGCAGACTGAAGAAAAAGCATTGGGTGCAAATGGGCTTCTTATAAAGCGCATCCAAGAGCAATTTAAAGCAAAGTCAGGAAAATCAGA GTCTGTCTATCATGCTGTGACAGATGTGGCAATATTGAGGTTTATGGTGGAGGTCTGCTGGGGTCCTATGTTGGCTGCATTTAGTGTGACTCTTGACCAAAGTGATGACAGGCTTGCTACTTCTCAATGCTTACAAGGTTTCCGGCATGCTGTTCATGTTACTGCTTTGATGGGAATGCAGACCCAGAGAGATGCATTTGTCACTTCAGTAGCAAAGTTTACTTATCTACATAATGCTGCAGATATGAGGCAAAAAAATGTTGACGCTGTGAAG GCAATAATATCAATTGCCATTGAAGATGGTAATTATCTTCAGGAAGCATGGGAACACATATTAACGTGTCTTTCTCGAATAGAGCATCTGCAACTGTTGGGAGAAGGTGCACCTACTGATGCATCATTTTTGACTGGATCAAATGTTGAATCAGAGGAGAAAACACCAAAATCTACTGGCCTTTCTTCTCTGAAGAAAAAAGGAACTATACAGAATCCAGCTGTGATGGCTGTTGTTCGTGGGGGTTCATATGACAGTACTAGTGTCGGGGTGAACACTTCTGGACTGGTAACTCCAGAACAGATTAATAACTTCATTTCAAACTTGAATTTGCTGGATCAGATTGGGAATTTTGAGTTGAATCATGTATTTGCTCATAGCCAAAGATTAAACAGTGAAGCTATAGTGGCTTTTGTGAAGGCCTTGAGCAAAGTTTCCATGGCAGAGTTGCAATCTCCAACAGACCCTCGCGTATTCAGCCTCACAAAAATAGTTGAAATAGC GCACTACAATATGAACCGCATCAGATTAGTGTGGTCTCGCATATGGAATGTTCTCTCAGACTTCTTTGTATCAGTTGGCTTGTCGGAGAACCTCTCAGTTGCAATATTTGTGATGGATTCATTACGTCAGCTTGCTATGAAATTCTTAGAGCGCGAGGAGCTGGCAAATTACAACTTCCAAAATGAATTTTTGAGACCATTTGTGATTGTTATGCAAAAAAGCAACTCTACAGAAATTAAGGAATTAATTGTTCGTTGCATTTCACAAATGGTTCTCAGCCGTGTCAATCATGTGAAATCTGGCTGGAAAAGTGTTTTTCTG GTTTTTACGGCAGCGGCAGCTGATGAGAggaaaaatattgtcttgttggcCTTTGAGACCGTGGAAAAAATCGTCAGAGAATATTTCCCTTATATAACAGAGACAGAGACATTGACTTTTACTGATTGTGTTAGATGCCTCTTAACCTTCACGAATAGCAGATTCAATAGTGATGTTAGCCTCAATGCTATTGCATTTCTCCGGTTTTGTGCTGTCAAACTTGCTGAAGGAGGGCTTGTTTACAACAAGAGGAGTGAGCTTGATGTTTCATCCCTTCCAACAGCAAATGAGGATGCTTCAAATGGAGTAACTTTTAATGAGAAAGATGAACATGCATCCTTTTGGGTTCCATTGCTAACAG GTTTGTCAAAGCTAACATCAGATCCTAGATCAGCAATCAGGAAGGGTTCTTTGGAAGTTCTTTTTAACATTCTAAAGGATCATGGCCATCTCTTCTCACACTCCTTTTGGACTGCAATTTTCAATTCTGTTGTTTACCCCATATTTAGCTGTGTCAGCAATAAGAGAGACACATATATGAAAAATGACCAGTCTTTGCCAGTTTCAGTATCTCCGCGTCCTGAAGGAAGCACATGGGATTCTGAAACTTCTGCAGTTGCAGCAGACTGTCTTATGGACCTATTTCTCAGTTTTTTTGATACAGTAAGACCGCAACTACCAGGTGTGGTATCCATTCTGACAGGACTCATCCTAAGTCCTGTTCAGGGTACTGCTAGCACTGGGGTCGCAGGGTTAGTTCGTTTGGCTGGTGAAGTTGGTGAGAAGCTTTCAGAAGATGAATGGAGAGAGATCTTTCTGGCTTTAAAAGAAGCAGCCACATCTGCTGTGCCTGGATTTATGAAGGTGTTGAGAACCATGGATGACATCAATGTTCCTGGTCTTTCTAGATCTTATAGTGATATAGATTTGTCATCTGATCATGGGTTTACAAATGATGATCTTGAGGATGATAATCTGCAAACAGCATCATATTTGGTTTCAAGAACGAAGAGTCATATTGCTATGCAGCTACTTATCATACAG GTGGCTACTGATTTGTACAAACTCCACCTCGGATCGTTCTCAGTCGGAAACATTTCAATCCTCCTTGAAATATTTTCCCTCATTGCATCCCATGCTCACCAACTGAACTCGGAGACAATTCTgcacaagaagctgcaaaaagTGTGCTCTGTCCTGGAACTGACTGCCCCACCTTTGGTTCATTTTGAGAACGACTCTTACAAGAACTACTTAAGCTTCCTCCAAAACACCCTCGTGGACAGTCCTTCTCTGTCCGAGGAGATGAACATAGAAGCCCAACTCGTTGGAGCGTGTGAAAATATATTTCAGATCTACCTAAACTGTACCGAGCTTCGTTCTGCCGAGCAGAGGCCAGCTGATGAGCCAGTTTTGCACTGGATTCTTCCCTTGGGTAcagcaaagaaagaagaattggCCACCAGGAGTGACTTAGCTGTGTCGGCGTTGCAGGTATTGAACAGTTTGGAAAAGGTTTCGTTTAGGAGGCACATTTCTCGGTTATTTCCGTTGTTGGTGGATCTTGTGAGGAGTGAGCACGCATCTGGAGAAGTTCAGCTTGTTCTAAGCAACATATTCCAATCATGTATAGGCCCAATAGTAATGCAACAATAA
- the LOC126621350 gene encoding brefeldin A-inhibited guanine nucleotide-exchange protein 1-like isoform X2 — translation MWMPQTSLKDICRIVNGLLKTALGPPTGSTTTLSPVQDITFRHESVKCLVSIINSMGSWMDRQLSLGDSYLPKTNESDTSAEKTENLTPNGEEGAAFDNEVHPEGNPEVSDAATLEQRRAYKLELQKGVALFNRKPNKGIEFLISTKKVGSSPEDVASFLRNNTAGLNETMIGDYLGEREEFPLKVMHAYVDSFNFKGMDFGEAIRFFLRGFRLPGEAQKIDRIMEKFAERYCKCSPNSFTSADTAYVLAYSVILLNTDAHNNTVKDKMTKADFIRNNRGIDDGKDLPEEYLGVLYDQIVKNEIKMSADSSVPQSKEENSFNKLLGLDGILNLVTGKQTEEKALGANGLLIKRIQEQFKAKSGKSESVYHAVTDVAILRFMVEVCWGPMLAAFSVTLDQSDDRLATSQCLQGFRHAVHVTALMGMQTQRDAFVTSVAKFTYLHNAADMRQKNVDAVKAIISIAIEDGNYLQEAWEHILTCLSRIEHLQLLGEGAPTDASFLTGSNVESEEKTPKSTGLSSLKKKGTIQNPAVMAVVRGGSYDSTSVGVNTSGLVTPEQINNFISNLNLLDQIGNFELNHVFAHSQRLNSEAIVAFVKALSKVSMAELQSPTDPRVFSLTKIVEIAHYNMNRIRLVWSRIWNVLSDFFVSVGLSENLSVAIFVMDSLRQLAMKFLEREELANYNFQNEFLRPFVIVMQKSNSTEIKELIVRCISQMVLSRVNHVKSGWKSVFLVFTAAAADERKNIVLLAFETVEKIVREYFPYITETETLTFTDCVRCLLTFTNSRFNSDVSLNAIAFLRFCAVKLAEGGLVYNKRSELDVSSLPTANEDASNGVTFNEKDEHASFWVPLLTGLSKLTSDPRSAIRKGSLEVLFNILKDHGHLFSHSFWTAIFNSVVYPIFSCVSNKRDTYMKNDQSLPVSVSPRPEGSTWDSETSAVAADCLMDLFLSFFDTVRPQLPGVVSILTGLILSPVQGTASTGVAGLVRLAGEVGEKLSEDEWREIFLALKEAATSAVPGFMKVLRTMDDINVPGLSRSYSDIDLSSDHGFTNDDLEDDNLQTASYLVSRTKSHIAMQLLIIQVATDLYKLHLGSFSVGNISILLEIFSLIASHAHQLNSETILHKKLQKVCSVLELTAPPLVHFENDSYKNYLSFLQNTLVDSPSLSEEMNIEAQLVGACENIFQIYLNCTELRSAEQRPADEPVLHWILPLGTAKKEELATRSDLAVSALQVLNSLEKVSFRRHISRLFPLLVDLVRSEHASGEVQLVLSNIFQSCIGPIVMQQ, via the exons ATGTGGATGCCCCAAACATCTTTGAAAG ATATTTGCAGGATTGTCAATGGCCTTCTGAAAACTGCTCTAGGACCTCCCACCGGTTCAACAACAACATTGTCTCCAGTCCAAGACATCACGTTCCGGCATGAGTCAGTAAAGTGCTTGGTTAGCATCATCAATTCAATGGGATCTTGGATGGACCGACAGCTGAGTCTGGGAGACTCCTATCTACCAAAGACCAATGAGAGCGACACTTCAGCTGAGAAAACAGAAAATTTGACCCCAAATGGTGAAGAAGGAGCTGCTTTTGATAACGAAGTACATCCAGAAGGAAATCCTGAAGTTTCAGATGCTGCAACTCTTGAGCAACGTCGAGCTTATAAGCTTGAACTCCAG AAAGGTGTCGCTCTGTTTAATAGGAAGCCTAACAAGGGCATTGAGTTTCTGATAAGCACCAAAAAAGTTGGTAGTTCCCCAGAAGATGTGGCTTCTTTCCTGAGGAACAACACTGCTGGCCTAAATGAAACCATGATTGGTGATTATTTAGGTGAAAGGGAAGAATTTCCGCTAAAAGTTATGCATGCTTATGTGGATTCCTTTAATTTCAAAGGGATGGATTTCGGTGAAGCAATAAGGTTTTTCCTGAGGGGCTTCAGGTTACCTGGAGAAGCACAGAAAATTGACCGCATCATGGAGAAGTTTGCTGAGCGTTATTGTAAATGCAGTCCAAATTCTTTTACAAGTGCGGATACTGCATATGTGCTTGCATACTCTGTGATACTACTCAATACAGATGCCCATAATAACACGGTGAAAGATAAG ATGACCAAGGCTGACTTTATCCGGAACAACCGAGGAATAGATGATGGAAAGGATCTACCTGAGGAGTATCTTGGTGTCCTATATGATCAAATTGTCAAAAATGAAATTAAGATGAGCGCTGATTCTTCTGTACCACAGAGCAAGGAGGAAAACAGCTTTAATAAATTATTGGGCTTGGATGGTATCCTGAATCTGGTAACTGGGAAGCAGACTGAAGAAAAAGCATTGGGTGCAAATGGGCTTCTTATAAAGCGCATCCAAGAGCAATTTAAAGCAAAGTCAGGAAAATCAGA GTCTGTCTATCATGCTGTGACAGATGTGGCAATATTGAGGTTTATGGTGGAGGTCTGCTGGGGTCCTATGTTGGCTGCATTTAGTGTGACTCTTGACCAAAGTGATGACAGGCTTGCTACTTCTCAATGCTTACAAGGTTTCCGGCATGCTGTTCATGTTACTGCTTTGATGGGAATGCAGACCCAGAGAGATGCATTTGTCACTTCAGTAGCAAAGTTTACTTATCTACATAATGCTGCAGATATGAGGCAAAAAAATGTTGACGCTGTGAAG GCAATAATATCAATTGCCATTGAAGATGGTAATTATCTTCAGGAAGCATGGGAACACATATTAACGTGTCTTTCTCGAATAGAGCATCTGCAACTGTTGGGAGAAGGTGCACCTACTGATGCATCATTTTTGACTGGATCAAATGTTGAATCAGAGGAGAAAACACCAAAATCTACTGGCCTTTCTTCTCTGAAGAAAAAAGGAACTATACAGAATCCAGCTGTGATGGCTGTTGTTCGTGGGGGTTCATATGACAGTACTAGTGTCGGGGTGAACACTTCTGGACTGGTAACTCCAGAACAGATTAATAACTTCATTTCAAACTTGAATTTGCTGGATCAGATTGGGAATTTTGAGTTGAATCATGTATTTGCTCATAGCCAAAGATTAAACAGTGAAGCTATAGTGGCTTTTGTGAAGGCCTTGAGCAAAGTTTCCATGGCAGAGTTGCAATCTCCAACAGACCCTCGCGTATTCAGCCTCACAAAAATAGTTGAAATAGC GCACTACAATATGAACCGCATCAGATTAGTGTGGTCTCGCATATGGAATGTTCTCTCAGACTTCTTTGTATCAGTTGGCTTGTCGGAGAACCTCTCAGTTGCAATATTTGTGATGGATTCATTACGTCAGCTTGCTATGAAATTCTTAGAGCGCGAGGAGCTGGCAAATTACAACTTCCAAAATGAATTTTTGAGACCATTTGTGATTGTTATGCAAAAAAGCAACTCTACAGAAATTAAGGAATTAATTGTTCGTTGCATTTCACAAATGGTTCTCAGCCGTGTCAATCATGTGAAATCTGGCTGGAAAAGTGTTTTTCTG GTTTTTACGGCAGCGGCAGCTGATGAGAggaaaaatattgtcttgttggcCTTTGAGACCGTGGAAAAAATCGTCAGAGAATATTTCCCTTATATAACAGAGACAGAGACATTGACTTTTACTGATTGTGTTAGATGCCTCTTAACCTTCACGAATAGCAGATTCAATAGTGATGTTAGCCTCAATGCTATTGCATTTCTCCGGTTTTGTGCTGTCAAACTTGCTGAAGGAGGGCTTGTTTACAACAAGAGGAGTGAGCTTGATGTTTCATCCCTTCCAACAGCAAATGAGGATGCTTCAAATGGAGTAACTTTTAATGAGAAAGATGAACATGCATCCTTTTGGGTTCCATTGCTAACAG GTTTGTCAAAGCTAACATCAGATCCTAGATCAGCAATCAGGAAGGGTTCTTTGGAAGTTCTTTTTAACATTCTAAAGGATCATGGCCATCTCTTCTCACACTCCTTTTGGACTGCAATTTTCAATTCTGTTGTTTACCCCATATTTAGCTGTGTCAGCAATAAGAGAGACACATATATGAAAAATGACCAGTCTTTGCCAGTTTCAGTATCTCCGCGTCCTGAAGGAAGCACATGGGATTCTGAAACTTCTGCAGTTGCAGCAGACTGTCTTATGGACCTATTTCTCAGTTTTTTTGATACAGTAAGACCGCAACTACCAGGTGTGGTATCCATTCTGACAGGACTCATCCTAAGTCCTGTTCAGGGTACTGCTAGCACTGGGGTCGCAGGGTTAGTTCGTTTGGCTGGTGAAGTTGGTGAGAAGCTTTCAGAAGATGAATGGAGAGAGATCTTTCTGGCTTTAAAAGAAGCAGCCACATCTGCTGTGCCTGGATTTATGAAGGTGTTGAGAACCATGGATGACATCAATGTTCCTGGTCTTTCTAGATCTTATAGTGATATAGATTTGTCATCTGATCATGGGTTTACAAATGATGATCTTGAGGATGATAATCTGCAAACAGCATCATATTTGGTTTCAAGAACGAAGAGTCATATTGCTATGCAGCTACTTATCATACAG GTGGCTACTGATTTGTACAAACTCCACCTCGGATCGTTCTCAGTCGGAAACATTTCAATCCTCCTTGAAATATTTTCCCTCATTGCATCCCATGCTCACCAACTGAACTCGGAGACAATTCTgcacaagaagctgcaaaaagTGTGCTCTGTCCTGGAACTGACTGCCCCACCTTTGGTTCATTTTGAGAACGACTCTTACAAGAACTACTTAAGCTTCCTCCAAAACACCCTCGTGGACAGTCCTTCTCTGTCCGAGGAGATGAACATAGAAGCCCAACTCGTTGGAGCGTGTGAAAATATATTTCAGATCTACCTAAACTGTACCGAGCTTCGTTCTGCCGAGCAGAGGCCAGCTGATGAGCCAGTTTTGCACTGGATTCTTCCCTTGGGTAcagcaaagaaagaagaattggCCACCAGGAGTGACTTAGCTGTGTCGGCGTTGCAGGTATTGAACAGTTTGGAAAAGGTTTCGTTTAGGAGGCACATTTCTCGGTTATTTCCGTTGTTGGTGGATCTTGTGAGGAGTGAGCACGCATCTGGAGAAGTTCAGCTTGTTCTAAGCAACATATTCCAATCATGTATAGGCCCAATAGTAATGCAACAATAA